A stretch of Oncorhynchus mykiss isolate Arlee chromosome 12, USDA_OmykA_1.1, whole genome shotgun sequence DNA encodes these proteins:
- the rabgef1 gene encoding rab5 GDP/GTP exchange factor isoform X1, whose translation MSQRKERRGIHVDQSELHCNKGCGYYGNAAWQGLCSKCWREEYQRARQKQIQEDWALAEKLQREEEVAYASIQGAQSQPQAQPQASLAPFSKFEEKKTNEKTRKVTTVKKFFSPSSRTAPKKENQEGKTPSPSISRQSSIETDRVSRDFVDFLKTLHKPGREVHKQSRAFIEIMANKKDLSADELSECVQDFYQNLSDRLMTHFKGSSERVERVMDEVEKYIMTRLYKSVFCPETTDDEEKDLATQNRIRALHWVDIQMLCVPVDEEIPEVSDNVVKAITDVIEMDSKRVPRDKLACITRCSKHIFSAIKITKSEPASADDFLPTLIYIVLKANPPRLQSNIQYITRFCNPSRLMTGEDGYYFTNLCCAVAFIEKLDAQSLNLDPEDFERYMSGQASPRRPEADSGWPQVDPPTGSAASSPALSQVYQNLDLLSGLGSRQDRVLEGVQSLQRDLITWQESVEREVQEILEKYPLEIRLPTPSAIDSDNVENDRLPPPLTPQVFAG comes from the exons ATGAGTCAGCGGAAGGAGCGCCGCGGGATCCACGTGGACCAGTCAGAGCTGCACTGCAACAAGGGCTGCGGTTACTATGGCAATGCCGCCTGGCAGGGCCTGTGCTCCAAGTGCTGGCGGGAGGAGTACCAGCGGGCCCGGCAGAAGCAGATCCAGGAGGACTGGGCCCTAGCTGAGAA gctgcagagggaggaggaggttgcCTATGCCAGCATCCAGGGggcccagtcccagccccaggcACAACCCCAGGCCTCTCTGGCGCCCTTCTCCAAGTTCGAGGAGAAGAAGACCAATGAGAAGACACGCAAGGTGACCACTGTGAAGAAGTTCTTTAGTCCCTCGTCACGGACAGCCCCCAAGAAAG agaACCAGGAGGGCAAGACTCCCAGCCCCTCCATCAGCCGCCAATCAAGCATTGAGACGGACCGTGTTTCCAGAGACTTTGTGGACTTCCTGAAGACCCTGCATAAGCCTGGCCGTGAGGTCCACAAGCAGAGCCGAGCCTTCATCGAGATCATGGCCAACAAAAAG GACTTGAGTGCTGACGAGCTGTCAGAGTGTGTCCAAGACTTCTACCAGAATTTGTCCGATCGCCTCATGACTCATTTTAAAG GCTCTTCAGAGCGTGTGGAGCGAGTGATGGACGAGGTGGAGAAGTACATTATGACACGCCTGTATAAGAGTGTCTTCTGCCCCGAGACCACAGACGATGAGGAGAAAGACCTGGCCACTCAGAACCGGATACG GGCGTTACACTGGGTGGACATTCAGATGCTTTGTGTGCCAGTGGATGAGGAGATCCCAGAGGTTTCAGACAACGTGGTCAAAGCCATAACAG ATGTCATCGAGATGGACTCCAAGCGGGTACCCCGGGACAAGCTAGCGTGCATCACGCGCTGCAGCAAGCACATCTTCAGCGCCATCAAGATCACGAAGAGCGAGCCAGCCTCGGCCGACGACTTCCTGCCCACCCTGATCTACATCGTGCTGAAAGCCAACCCTCCACGCCTGCAGTCCAACATCCAGTACATCACCCGCTTCTGCAACCCCAGCAGGCTCATGACTGGAGAGGACGGATACTACTTCACTAACCTG TGCTGTGCAGTTGCCTTCATCGAGAAACTGGACGCCCAGTCTCTCAACTTGGACCCAGAGGACTTTGAGCGCTACATGTCGGGCCAGGCCTCTCCTCGCAGGCCTGAGGCAGACAGCGGCTGGCCCCAGGTGGACCCTCCTACTGGTTCTGCCGCCTCCAGTCCCGCCCTATCCCAAGTCTACCAGAACCTGGACCTCCTGTCTGGCCTGGGGAGCCGACAAGACAGGGTTCTGGAGGGGGTGCAGAGCCTGCAGAGAGACCTGATCACCTGGCAGGAGAGTGTGGAGCGAGAGGTGCAGGAGATCCTGGAGAAGTACCCGCTGGAGATCCGCCTGCCCACCCCCTCCGCCATTGACTCAGACAACGTGGAAAACGACCGGCTGCCACCACCACTGACACCCCAGGTGTTTGCTGGGTAA
- the rabgef1 gene encoding rab5 GDP/GTP exchange factor isoform X2, whose amino-acid sequence MYPFSLVCHSGTLYPCFPCPVAPLGPTISFSAPTVGEEKLTGLRDWRGMFTPPWEMGSPTEENQEGKTPSPSISRQSSIETDRVSRDFVDFLKTLHKPGREVHKQSRAFIEIMANKKDLSADELSECVQDFYQNLSDRLMTHFKGSSERVERVMDEVEKYIMTRLYKSVFCPETTDDEEKDLATQNRIRALHWVDIQMLCVPVDEEIPEVSDNVVKAITDVIEMDSKRVPRDKLACITRCSKHIFSAIKITKSEPASADDFLPTLIYIVLKANPPRLQSNIQYITRFCNPSRLMTGEDGYYFTNLCCAVAFIEKLDAQSLNLDPEDFERYMSGQASPRRPEADSGWPQVDPPTGSAASSPALSQVYQNLDLLSGLGSRQDRVLEGVQSLQRDLITWQESVEREVQEILEKYPLEIRLPTPSAIDSDNVENDRLPPPLTPQVFAG is encoded by the exons ATGTACCCATTCTCTCTTGTATGCCATTCTGGTACCCTATATCCCTGTTTCCCGTGCCCTGTGGCCCCACTTGGCCCTACCATCTCATTCTCAGCCCCCACTGTGGGAGAGGAGAAGCTGACAGGCCTCAGGGACTGGAGAGGAATGTTTACTCCCCCTTGGGAAATGGGCTCTCCCACCGAAG agaACCAGGAGGGCAAGACTCCCAGCCCCTCCATCAGCCGCCAATCAAGCATTGAGACGGACCGTGTTTCCAGAGACTTTGTGGACTTCCTGAAGACCCTGCATAAGCCTGGCCGTGAGGTCCACAAGCAGAGCCGAGCCTTCATCGAGATCATGGCCAACAAAAAG GACTTGAGTGCTGACGAGCTGTCAGAGTGTGTCCAAGACTTCTACCAGAATTTGTCCGATCGCCTCATGACTCATTTTAAAG GCTCTTCAGAGCGTGTGGAGCGAGTGATGGACGAGGTGGAGAAGTACATTATGACACGCCTGTATAAGAGTGTCTTCTGCCCCGAGACCACAGACGATGAGGAGAAAGACCTGGCCACTCAGAACCGGATACG GGCGTTACACTGGGTGGACATTCAGATGCTTTGTGTGCCAGTGGATGAGGAGATCCCAGAGGTTTCAGACAACGTGGTCAAAGCCATAACAG ATGTCATCGAGATGGACTCCAAGCGGGTACCCCGGGACAAGCTAGCGTGCATCACGCGCTGCAGCAAGCACATCTTCAGCGCCATCAAGATCACGAAGAGCGAGCCAGCCTCGGCCGACGACTTCCTGCCCACCCTGATCTACATCGTGCTGAAAGCCAACCCTCCACGCCTGCAGTCCAACATCCAGTACATCACCCGCTTCTGCAACCCCAGCAGGCTCATGACTGGAGAGGACGGATACTACTTCACTAACCTG TGCTGTGCAGTTGCCTTCATCGAGAAACTGGACGCCCAGTCTCTCAACTTGGACCCAGAGGACTTTGAGCGCTACATGTCGGGCCAGGCCTCTCCTCGCAGGCCTGAGGCAGACAGCGGCTGGCCCCAGGTGGACCCTCCTACTGGTTCTGCCGCCTCCAGTCCCGCCCTATCCCAAGTCTACCAGAACCTGGACCTCCTGTCTGGCCTGGGGAGCCGACAAGACAGGGTTCTGGAGGGGGTGCAGAGCCTGCAGAGAGACCTGATCACCTGGCAGGAGAGTGTGGAGCGAGAGGTGCAGGAGATCCTGGAGAAGTACCCGCTGGAGATCCGCCTGCCCACCCCCTCCGCCATTGACTCAGACAACGTGGAAAACGACCGGCTGCCACCACCACTGACACCCCAGGTGTTTGCTGGGTAA
- the rabgef1 gene encoding rab5 GDP/GTP exchange factor isoform X3: MANKKDLSADELSECVQDFYQNLSDRLMTHFKGSSERVERVMDEVEKYIMTRLYKSVFCPETTDDEEKDLATQNRIRALHWVDIQMLCVPVDEEIPEVSDNVVKAITDVIEMDSKRVPRDKLACITRCSKHIFSAIKITKSEPASADDFLPTLIYIVLKANPPRLQSNIQYITRFCNPSRLMTGEDGYYFTNLCCAVAFIEKLDAQSLNLDPEDFERYMSGQASPRRPEADSGWPQVDPPTGSAASSPALSQVYQNLDLLSGLGSRQDRVLEGVQSLQRDLITWQESVEREVQEILEKYPLEIRLPTPSAIDSDNVENDRLPPPLTPQVFAG; this comes from the exons ATGGCCAACAAAAAG GACTTGAGTGCTGACGAGCTGTCAGAGTGTGTCCAAGACTTCTACCAGAATTTGTCCGATCGCCTCATGACTCATTTTAAAG GCTCTTCAGAGCGTGTGGAGCGAGTGATGGACGAGGTGGAGAAGTACATTATGACACGCCTGTATAAGAGTGTCTTCTGCCCCGAGACCACAGACGATGAGGAGAAAGACCTGGCCACTCAGAACCGGATACG GGCGTTACACTGGGTGGACATTCAGATGCTTTGTGTGCCAGTGGATGAGGAGATCCCAGAGGTTTCAGACAACGTGGTCAAAGCCATAACAG ATGTCATCGAGATGGACTCCAAGCGGGTACCCCGGGACAAGCTAGCGTGCATCACGCGCTGCAGCAAGCACATCTTCAGCGCCATCAAGATCACGAAGAGCGAGCCAGCCTCGGCCGACGACTTCCTGCCCACCCTGATCTACATCGTGCTGAAAGCCAACCCTCCACGCCTGCAGTCCAACATCCAGTACATCACCCGCTTCTGCAACCCCAGCAGGCTCATGACTGGAGAGGACGGATACTACTTCACTAACCTG TGCTGTGCAGTTGCCTTCATCGAGAAACTGGACGCCCAGTCTCTCAACTTGGACCCAGAGGACTTTGAGCGCTACATGTCGGGCCAGGCCTCTCCTCGCAGGCCTGAGGCAGACAGCGGCTGGCCCCAGGTGGACCCTCCTACTGGTTCTGCCGCCTCCAGTCCCGCCCTATCCCAAGTCTACCAGAACCTGGACCTCCTGTCTGGCCTGGGGAGCCGACAAGACAGGGTTCTGGAGGGGGTGCAGAGCCTGCAGAGAGACCTGATCACCTGGCAGGAGAGTGTGGAGCGAGAGGTGCAGGAGATCCTGGAGAAGTACCCGCTGGAGATCCGCCTGCCCACCCCCTCCGCCATTGACTCAGACAACGTGGAAAACGACCGGCTGCCACCACCACTGACACCCCAGGTGTTTGCTGGGTAA